One window of Opisthocomus hoazin isolate bOpiHoa1 chromosome 15, bOpiHoa1.hap1, whole genome shotgun sequence genomic DNA carries:
- the TMC5 gene encoding transmembrane channel-like protein 5 — MSYHYNEAFENPDYHFSETLEIDRRSSSQNNLFSHQTPYDSSLHGSHREHSGRGENYPLAIPMASMRHGSEYSEGLPRVNVLSRSPYGNTMDNLSFEPEPELVSSPTSAFHLLDRPYTHRIANASKDNFVQRHNRRPPDEIFMASSSLFETDPVCKEEEKLVGNLASMSTSERIRAIQKMPETMKKKREIRNKVLKEITKTSKYRSTQHSCCTQCLQGMTVSFRRFGNSLSEYFHLLQLWHKTLKIIGAEFGTSVLSYFIFLKWLLTFNIFSFLINFSFITIPQFVAAEPNNLSFMGLELFTGAGYFQQTVLYYGFYTNATISKIENGLSYNMQLAYIFTVGIYFVICFLILLFSMAKSFCRNFINPQTYSGNASKLLCTWDFNITNEKAVKLKQKNLSTQIKEDLTEVNQEVLKFSVTERVVRIVIHLVAWVASLGTALAACAGVYFLSINNLKLFVKGHKNDLKSQAAMLVLPVVTSLLNAFIPFFYSWLGRLERFQTPGHQIYVTITRNIILKISIVGILCYYWLNIVAASESQCWETMVGQDIYRLVLVDFIFCLLGSFFGEFLRRIIGTTVYVSWGLPEFDIGRNVLDLIYAQTLTWIGILFSPLLPCIQLISFSLVFYVKKVSLMMNCQPPCKVWRTAQMMTSFMFLLFFPSFLGVLSVVGVTVWRLKPSEECGPFRGLSSMYAAVSEWIKILENYTASKWVVWIYYNLITSELFFFNLSVLVLIITYLYWQIIEGRKTMAKVLRKQIINEGKDKMFLLEKLRALQRAKQNPPAPRGPGQQRSSSSYHPSRPPAQQVPDYPGRAFDRNQSTSYEYPCSAGVLRGTGFPLDLEPWQPCSGPGVSEAVALALRAREAAQWEDYSDNKDFQP, encoded by the exons ATGTCTTATCATTACAATGAAGCCTTTGAAAATCCAGACTACCACTTCTCAGAGACACTGGAAATTGATAGAAG GAGTAGTTCTCAAAACAATCTGTTCTCTCACCAAACCCCTTATGATTCCTCACTGCATGGTTCCCACAGAGAACACAGTGGAAGAGGAGAGAATTACCCTCTGGCCATACCAATGGCCTCCATGAGACATGGCTCTGAATACAGTGAAGGTTTACCAAGAGTTAATGTCCTAAGTAGAAGTCCATATGGAAATACCATGG ATAATCTTTCCTTTGAGCCTGAGCCAGAACTGGTATCCAGCCCAACTTCTGCCTTCCATCTGCTGGATCGCCCCTATACCCACAGAATTGCTAATGCGTCGAAGG ATAACTTTGTTCAGAGACACAACAGAAGACCACCTGATGAGATCTTCATGGCTTCTTCCAGCCTGTTTGAAACAGATCCAGTGTGCAAAGAAG AGGAAAAGTTAGTTGGAAATCTTGCAAGTATGTCCACCAGTGAAAGGATTAGAGCAATCCAGAAGATGCCAGAGACcatgaaaaaaaagagggaaatcaG GAATAAAGTTctcaaagaaataacaaaaacatcAAAGTACCGCAGTACTCAACATTCCTGCTGTACACAGTGTCTGCAGGGAATGACAGTG TCGTTTCGGCGATTTGGGAATAGCTTGTCCGAATATTTTCACCTGCTGCAGTTATGGCACAAGACTCTGAAGATCATTGGTGCTGAGTTTGGAACAAgtgttctttcttattttattttcttgaagtgGCTGCTAACTTTCAATATCTTCTCATTCCTCATAAACTTCAGTTTCATCACAATCCCTCAGTTTGTTGCAGCAGAACCAAATAACCTTTCTTTCATGGGTCTGGAGCTGTTCACTGGAGCT GGTTATTTTCAACAAACAGTACTCTACTATGGCTTTTACACCAATGCTACAATCAGTAAAATAGAGAATGGTCTGTCTTACAACATGCAGCTGGCCTATATTTTCACTGTTGGAATTTATTTTGTCATCTGTTTTCTAATCTTGTTGTTCAG CATGGCCAAATCCTTCTGCAGGAACTTCATTAACCCTCAGACGTACTCTGGAAATGCTAGCAAACTTCTCTGCACTTGGGACTTCAATATAACTAATGAAAAAGCTGTAAAGCTGAAACAAAAGAATCTCAGCACACAAATAAAG GAAGACCTCACTGAAGTAAACCAAGAAGTTCTAAAGTTTTCTGTGACAGAGAGAGTTGTTCGTATTGTTATTCATCTGGTTGCTTGGGTTGCTTCCCTGGGAACAGCACTAGCAGCTTGTGCTGGTGTTTATTTCCTCTCCATTAATAACCTAAAG CTGTTTGTGAAAGGGCATAAAAATGACCTAAAGAGCCAAGCTGCCATGTTGGTGCTACCTGTTGTCACATCTCTCCTCAATGCATTCATCCCATTCTTCTACTCGTGGCTTGGACGGCTGGAGAGATTTCAGACTCCTGGACACCAGATTTATGTCACTATTACAAg aaataTCATCCTGAAAATATCAATTGTTGGAATACTGTGCTACTACTGGCTTAACATTGTGGCTGCATCAGAGTCCCAG TGCTGGGAAACTATGGTTGGCCAAGATATCTATCGTCTTGTTCTAGTTGACTTCATATTTTGTTTGCTTGGCTCTTTCTTTGGAGAGTTTTTACGAAG aattATTGGAACTACAGTCTATGTGAGCTGGGGGCTGCCAGAATTTGATATCGGGCGAAATGTTTTAGATTTGATCTATGCACAGACTTTGACCTG GATCGGTATCCTCTTCTCACCTCTCCTGCCTTGTATCCAGCTGATATCATTTTCTTTAGTATTTTATGTGAAAAAG GTCAGTCTGATGATGAATTGCCAACCCCCTTGCAAAGTCTGGAGAACTGCTCAAATGATGACATCCTTCATGTTCCTGCtgttcttcccttccttccttggAGTCCTCTCTGTCGTTGGAGTCACTGTCTGGAG GTTAAAACCTTCAGAAGAATGTGGTCCTTTCCGAGGTTTGTCCTCTATGTATGCTGCAGTCTCTGAGTGGattaaaatactggaaaattaCACTGCCTCAAAATGGGTAGTGTGGATTTACTATAACTTAATTACAAGTGAACTTTTCTTCTTCAACCTCTCCGTTCTTGTCCT aattATTACTTATCTTTACTGGCAAATAATAGAAGGAAGAAAGACCATGGCCAAAGTCTTACGTAAGCAAATTATTAAT GAAGGAAAAGATAAAATGTTTTTACTTGAAAAACTACGGGCACTGCAAAGGGCAAAGCAGAACCCACCTGCACCAAGAGGACCAGGCCAGCAG AGAAGCTCTTCCTCGTACCACCCGTCCAGACCACCTGCCCAGCAAGTGCCAGACTACCCAGGAAGGGCCTTTGACAGGAATCAAAGCACATCTTACGAG tatcCCTGTTCTGCTGGGGTCTTGAGAGGGACTGGCTTCCCACTAG ATTTGGAGCCGTGGCAGCCCTGCAGCGGGCCAGGCGTGTCTGAGGCAGTGGCGCTCGCTCTGCGTGCTAGAGAAGCAGCTCAGTGGGAAGACTACAGTGATAACAAAGATTTTCAACCATGA